The sequence ctcaccccacaatGGCAGCTCCTGCACCTCCtatgctgtggggctggctgggcttgggtCTCCgctccaggcattgcaacctctggggttgcagcaccactcaggtttggccccgcACCTCTGACTAGACCAAATTTGTCTGAATGGATTTGTGACCTGCTTCATGGGGTTgtagtgccactcactcaaatttggcctccCATCATCATGACGGCTGGGCCAAACCTCCGTGGTGCTGCTCCCCCAGAGGCTGCAGTGCCGGGAGCAGGGAtgcgagcccagccagccccgtgAGACAGAAGCCACAGGAGCTGCCACATGACCCTTTGAAACATTTTAGTGACCCAATTTTGGGTTCCAACCCACAGGCTGAGAAAATCTACCTCATTGGGACTAAGGCTGCAGCAGTTTCAACATTTGGCAGGCAGGACAGATCAGTGATCCGAGGGCCGTGGGGTTTGGGAAGGAAGAGATCCCTGTTGGGGTATTATGGAGGCAAAATCTCACCAACAAGGGATCTGGGGAGCagaactccctcctcccccagagacaaTGAAACTGTGTGTGgctttctcccctcttccccacttGTGCCAGGCCCCTCTGTCCAGCCAAACAAAAGCgggaacaaaaaaccccaaaatgatGAGGGTTCCCCCAAGTCACCCTGAAGGATGTGGTGtagggaggataaatacattaagaatAGGAGGCACTCAGTGCTATGGCAGTGGAGGCCAGATAAGTATGTAAGGGATAGCGTCTATGTCTAAACTTACAATGTTGCAGTTGCACCACTGTAAGGTTTCAGTGTGGACACTTACTACAGTAAGGGAGAGGCTCTcctgttgctgtagttaatccacctccttgagaggtgGTAATTTggtggacagaagaattcttccatcaacctagcacagtctacacatggacttaggtcggcttaactccATTACTCAGGGAGATGGATTTTTCAGCTGggttgatctaattttctagtgtagactagtccAGGGATacttgctcagtttacaagacGGGCAGTATCGTTATTATTTGAATTCTAATAGCGCCTAGAGATTCCAGCCAAGACTGAaactccattgtgctgggcactgtatcACAGAAgttagcagacagtccctgccccaaagagattacagtcaAGGCAAAGGGTGGTGGGGAAACAGAGACccagaggtaaagtgacttgtccaaggtcacccagctggtGAGTGGCAGAGCCAAAATAAGCATCAGGTATCTCCCAAGTTCCAGTGCAGTACCTTAGCCATTAGAACACACAGTCTCTTCACAAgtcagaaaatattttcattgccaTGAATAGCTATGACTCTGATACATACAAGGGAACAGATCTGCTGAGGAAGAAGGGGCCATTTTTAACAGTCACTTTTCACTGCACAACTATAAGGTCTCTTGCAGTGACCAAAATATACCTTTGGCTTCTAATAGGTCTGAAGGAATCATCCCCTGGGAAGAGAGTGCCAGTGAAGATATCATGGTCTTTCTGAAGCAGTTCCCTGACCAGAGAAAGGAGATAGAGAAGTGTATCCAGTGCCTTAAGGATATGGCAGACAGCATTGATGAGACCCATAAGAACTGCACCATTGCCAACATGGCCGCGAACTCCACAAGCCTGGCGTCCGGCATCTTGACCATCCTTGGGCTGACCTTAGCACCACTGACGGCAGGGGGGAGTTTGGCTCTCACGGCAACTGGGATTGGCctaggggcagcagcagcagctaccaGCATTTCTGTAAGCATATATGAGAACGTCAGCAATTTGAAGGAAAGGAGCAAAGCCAACGACCTGCTGGTGGAATGCCAAAGCAACCTGAAAACACTGTCCCTCCCCGACGAAGTGGATTTCAGACCCAAATTCTCTCCAAAGAGCGAGGCCATGGTCGAACACCTGAAACCCGTCCTTTCCACCGCTAGTAAAATTCCAGGGGTAGTATACAAAAGCGTTAAGGGGATAAGAACCAACGTAAGAGCATTCAAAGTGGTGAAAGCTAACCCTGGTTTGAAGGCCTTAGCAAAACGGCTCACCGCGGCTGGGAGTGCAGCCCGAAACTCAGCAAAGGGGACCAAGCAAGTGCAAAAAGCGTTAGGTGGGACCACCCTTGCCATGTCCAAAGGTGCGAGGGTGTTCGGTGCCACAGCAGCAGGAGTTTTTGTCTTGTTTGATGCCTACAGTCTCGTGAAAGACTCCATCCATTTAACTGAGGGGGCAAAGGCGGAGGCTGCAGCAGATATAAGAGAAAAAGCTAGCTACCTTGAAAAGGACCTTCAGAATCTCAGCGAGCTGTATGAGGAGCTGAAAGGCATGGTGTACCAATAGATGAGACACAAGTTCCCATTTCCAGCACTGGGCCAGGAGAGGAACCGAGCCACAAGGGGAGGGGAGATCATGGTAGGACGTCAAAGCCCCCAAAAGCGACACATGATGCCAACTAATAAGGAGATCCCAGCTCCACTTTGACCAAAAGCATCAAACAATCTGAACAGTTCAAAGAGACTGATATGGTAATTCAGTGAAAGGATCGGGAGATGTCGTGCATTTTGTTTGTACAGGACCTGGGACACCGTGAATCACCCTGCTAGGAGTTTACCCTGTTTTGCCTGTGCTTAAGAGAAAGTAACAATATCCTGTACGCATGTGAGAGAGATCTGCTCAGGAGTGAAATTACAAGAGCAGTACCTGCTTTTTAGATGAACTTGTAAAGCATTAAACTTCTTCTTCCTTTCTGTTTTGAGTGTATTAGCTGCCTTGCCCACATCTGTAATACTCACTGAAGCATTTTAATTCACCTCAGCAAATAGATAGAAATACCTGAGATATTTGTGCCTGGCCAccattatttttatattagaGTAGCACCTACTTGCCTCAACGGTAGGTGTTGTACAGACTCAGTGGAAACTGGGGCTGGGTGCGAAGAGAAGgcatgagggagagagaaatttcTCCAGAGTTCTGAAACTCACCCCCATCTGCAAGAGCATCCGGAGAAGGGGAGATTCCCCCAACTCCCTTCACTGGAAATTAAAGCCATGCTGTGCAGTCCTAGCAGTTCTAGGTTAACCAACCACACAGCCATGAACTAGCATGGAGAGTAGCAAAGCAGTGTTTCTGGAAGGTGGAGGGTCAAAACTTTTACATTTCAGGGGAGGGGCACACCCTCACTCTAGAAGAGAAGAGGCTAATGTGTTCTTTCGGGCTCAGCCAGCACTAACCAAGAACCAATATACATGCATCCATACCCTCAGGACCAGGGTACCAAGAGGGAGCTGAGAGGATGTACAGACAGTAACTTAGAGAAAAAGGAAGGCTGTATCAGCCCTTGAAAGGAAAACAAGAGAAAGCCAGTGCCCTACAGAATGCACCCTGTACAGCAGCTGTGACATTGCTCCCATGTCCTGCCTTTGAGACCAACAGACCAGGCCTGGCAAAAGAGGGGTTTATTGGTATTTTATGCCGTGAAGAGTTAAGACCAAGCAGAGCTAGCTTGGCAGCCATATGAAACCCTAGCTGTGCACATGTATTTCCCATTCGACACATGCAGTTTAATTCCTGACTCATTATGAATGATTTAAAAATGtgtctgaaaaaaattaatccaaCTGGAAAATAAAGCTGTAGTCTGAAAGGTGCAGACATGGAAATTAAAAAACGTTCTTTCAAAATTACTGATAATATAAATGGAGGAGCACTGAGGGCATTGCGTGCACTTTGTTTCCCATTTAAAAATACACGTTGCAGTGGCAAAAACCTACACATAAACCCCCAAAGCCAGCCCTGCCATTCAGAAAGCGCATCCTAGAaaatatgatttattatttgtactgcagtagagCCCAGAGGCTCCAGAACAGGTTCAGGCCCCCACTGTGCTAGCTAGGATCAATATGGCAAAACACACACAATTCATATGATGGCCATTCCCAGAACAGATTGCCCAGATGGTTGTGACATTGACGTGACATGCCAAATCCAAGATTTTACTGCACACTGGGGGAGTAGGAGAGGGGAGAGTTGGGGAGGGTGACCCATGGCCTGACCTTCAATTCCTAGCAGGCCGAGGAGGGAACTAGTCAGACTGTTGGTACATTCAGAATAGCTAAGTTATTGTGACATCAAAATCATAGGTGAAAGCCAGGTTGCAAAGAAAGGGAGAATAACCTTTCCACCAACACATGATGGGAGCTCATTTCTGAACATTCACACACAAATCGAACCAGAGTCAGCACATTctactaaaatatttaatttcaaacaCAGCATGTCCCGCTTTCCCTGCTTAGGCAGCTTCCCACACACAGGAACTAGTAATAGGCCCAAGCCAAAATCCTAGACCCAACCGTCCACAAACTCCGGAAGGCCAGCTCCAAGTCTGCAGTTTGGGGAGGCCTCCAGCTCTTTAATGAGCTGAAttaaaaccctggatccaaactccCAGAACGTCGTGCCTCAGGCCCGTAACAGCACTGGGCTCTTGTGTCGCTCTCATACATTCCACAGTCCGACCGTCCAAGTCCCCCACCTCCAAATAACCATGTCTCCTGTCATCTCCCTTTAGTCTCATTAGGCTGCCCAGAATAGACTCCGGTCTCTCGTAAGGCTTCACATTAGAAGTTTTCACATCATGTGTCTAACATTTCCCCAGTTGTGTGTATCTGACCCTAACAACTATCGTACTGAACTGAACTGGCAGACATTGAAGCTCTTCCTGCATATTCAAATGTTATGTTCCTGCTGGTATCTCTGTTGTAGTCCAGATTTCTAGCCACTGGCATGATCTGAAGCCATCTGGTGGCTATGCTTgaaaaaatgctttaagtgcagaTTCATTTCATGCTAAAACCGACCAAGATAATCTCTGCAACACAGACAGTTCTGTGCAGTGACAAAGCCAGGGATGTTAAAGATGGGTCCTGGTAACAGCACAAGGGATTCACATGCTGGTGCAAATGCGAGGCTCAAAAAACCCAGCAACGACAGCAGGTTCCACTGTGCCAGGACCCTTTGTAGCTGAATCTTCCTCCAATTCAGCAcatgtccacactgcactgtcCCTCGGGGAGCAAGGCAGATCTTCCACAGCTCTGTAAGCAGAGCTGAGGATTAGAAAATGGCAGCCCCCACACGTGAGAGCTGTACTTTGCAAGCCACGGGACACTGTATCCAACCCTAGTGCAGGGCGTCACTGTGGATCACTGACTTGTAGGGATCTGGTATCACACTGGGTGAACCACACCCCTGGAGGTGAATGGTTTGGATGCTCCAAGCACTGAGTTCTTTCAGCTCTAGCCCTCGGGGTGAGCGCCCATTCACTGTGATAACATGGAGGATAACTAGGGCTGAAGAGGTAAGGTGCAAAGACACTCCGCACAGTTGCTTTAGTCACAGGCAAAAGAGATGATAAATGATCAGCTCAGCAGCTCCTAACTCAGAGTCCCCAAGGCCAAGAACAACCCAATATGAGGTGATGAAGGAAAGAGTCTTGGTGTAACCTCTGTACCTGATGTACCCCTGGCAGCAGCTCGTGCTTGTCCCTTGCCAGCGACAGGCTGTGATTTGATCCCGCCTTCCAGCctcagctctccagctgcctggACTTCTTTCAACAGTCAGTTCCTCCCACAGGGCCCTCAGCTCTCTTCTGAGCCAGGTCCCCCAGTgacctcctccttcccactcctgTGCTGGACTCTAGAAGGATTAGAGAGCCGTCTGCTGGCTGAATGTTGAACTGGGTGGTAAGAGGTGCCCAGGAGTTTCATGCTCAACCCTACATGAACTTTTTCTCCACAGACAGGCTATCTGCATATGATGAAAGGCAATTCAATGCAGAGTTGTTAACCAGAGCCCCAAGACCTTAATTTAACCTGGCAAAACACGCACTAAATCCCCATCGGATCTGCTTTCGGTTTCTATCTCACCGGTTTCCTGGTTCCACTTTCTTTTGAAAGCTTTGTTCTTTGTCCTcccacagcacagccagggcatCAGTGGAGAGGGAAAGCCATGCAAATCATGACACAGACAAAGAAGTGGCAGCCCGAGAGGTAAGTGCGATAGGATTTCATTTGAATTATTGATTTAGATCTTCTGTATTTATCAAGCAAGGTGCTATTGTTTTGTCTCCTGCTGGCAAACATAACACACTGTAGTTGGAATTCTTAGTAAAACGTGAACTGTTTACTAAAGAAAACATACAGCAGACTGTTTCTGATGGTCACAGCAACCAGATTCACTTTGCTTTCCTTCTCTTAAATGGTTGTCCTAATGCAGTGCTGTTGTTAATATTAACTTTACCTTCCTTACTGCGATGTGCTCTTGAACCCAAACCACATAGTTACCAGAGCGAGGACACACTTACAAGGCTCTGAACAGGAGCTGTTAAATTAAATTACTGAGTCCAAGCCAACTAGCCGCCCAGAGCACTTTAAATGaccagtttttaaattaagggaGCAAAGAAATTACAGATGAAAAAGATCTACCAAGGTAATTGAGTCCACTCCTCTCTCGTGGCCTGCTAGCACAAGATTGTTCCTCATAATATATTTTCTAGTGCTTCATCTAGCATTTACAGATAAGAGTCCACGTCAGAAATGTGATCGGTTTTATTTCTACTGCAAAGAAGATTCTGCAGagcactaaagatttattagtGTTCTTCCTTCTACACACTGAGAAAAGCCTTATGTTTCAGCCAAATGGCATTTCAAACTGACATTTGCCAGATTAAGGCAAAATAACTAACTAACTGAAagacaaggtaatatcttttattggatcaacttctcttggtgaaaaagacaagcttttgagcaacaGACAGTTCTTCCTCAGGTCTTGGAAAGGTAttcagggtatgtttacactcaGAGACCTGCcctttggggggcagggcagagtgagggcagcagcttcagcagatgttactgagcatgttcagtctgtgagcatgctcagtacaagcaaAGCAGCAAATCGGGCGGTGGGGGCGGCACATGACCCCAGAGGCCGCCCCACCAGCTGCGCCGTcatagtgcttcagtgtagacacctaCCTACACTGACGggaagggttctcccattggcgtagttaatccaccttcccgagaggcagtagctaggttgacagaagtgctgtctacaccagggcttcaGTATAGCTACACCTCTCAGGGG is a genomic window of Lepidochelys kempii isolate rLepKem1 chromosome 1, rLepKem1.hap2, whole genome shotgun sequence containing:
- the LOC140903522 gene encoding apolipoprotein L6-like, giving the protein MASETFSTYEENTDDHDFQYDGSLGISELLQEKIYSEELQSLFPEGYNYEEMLRDVMDLERSEGIIPWEESASEDIMVFLKQFPDQRKEIEKCIQCLKDMADSIDETHKNCTIANMAANSTSLASGILTILGLTLAPLTAGGSLALTATGIGLGAAAAATSISVSIYENVSNLKERSKANDLLVECQSNLKTLSLPDEVDFRPKFSPKSEAMVEHLKPVLSTASKIPGVVYKSVKGIRTNVRAFKVVKANPGLKALAKRLTAAGSAARNSAKGTKQVQKALGGTTLAMSKGARVFGATAAGVFVLFDAYSLVKDSIHLTEGAKAEAAADIREKASYLEKDLQNLSELYEELKGMVYQ